From Permianibacter aggregans, a single genomic window includes:
- a CDS encoding PAS domain S-box protein produces the protein MKPPSGFGKRWLLALLILLLAIALVLLFGQQEQMAASAGLRTVTFLVLCVLAAGCVALLALSPVKTSAQSQERHLQSLTISDALLAQITQRSEQPMLLTDAHGHIVWVNSAFESASGFQRRELMDQTVIGLLQGPETDPDTLKTMQQGLLAQRGYTVEVLLYNKDKQRHWHAIECKPLFDDNGSLSHFFALHRDISVKKQIHQRLRHHNSVLVAMHRELTSIRRSREQVMQRIVSVIADVLNVERVSIWFFSKDKQRLNCEVMYERSKEHYTRGLELDMALTPRYQRALLNERYIAAHEARSDARTAEFTDIYFTPLNIFALLDAAIIHNGETVGVICVEHINEPRFWEYDEQLFVGSMADLVQVELVREERWHNESILERTGHVANVGGWELDLNTMKLEWTRQTKRIHEVDESFEPKLDQAIAFYAPEARSKIEQAVKQAMTTGRGWDLELPMVTARGRQIWVRAVGEVVMKDDKPERLYGTFQDVTERKQTQSELERTTALLRNVLSAASEVSIIATDPDGLITVFNRGAERLLGYRASELVGVATPAIFHDANEVRTRGEHLSQELDKPVDGFRVFVEMAERRGAEKRQWTYLRKNGESVQVSLVVTAMRDEQQRIIGYLGIAQDITEQLNAQRALLESKAQYDELTARIPIGTYSVLLRKDGRIEFTYVSQRFCQMLGVTEKAVFENAINAFKPAHPDDLPSLIAANDYARDNMTDFRWQGRFVINGEIRYFRIASTPTPVEDGAGLWNGVVIDVTDYCLAQQALEENEAKFRTLFERANDAILLCTNNQILDCNPCTLTMFRYDELAQMPTTIDSLSPDIQPDGRDARQQMRQAFELATRDQQARFDWWFKRGDGSLFPAEVQLSAFRLGEQTAWQMTVRDITGRKIAEQQAHEQHEHTQAIINNVLDGIITIDASGIVSSFNHSAEKLFGYRSEEMIGQNVNVLMPEPYHSEHDGHIARYLKTGERRIIGRVREVHARHRNGEVFPVELSVSQITRGGKPVFIGMIRDINERKRIEKMKTEFLSTVNHELRTPLTSIIGALSLIGSGALGPLDDKASQMVRIAKSNSQRLTRLINDLLDMDKMAAGKMVFDWQLLSVASLLEKAIQQHRGLESSYGVNFVIGAQPKSAEIEVDESRFLQILGNLLSNAAKFSPSGADIEIDSHLQGKEICISVRDSGPGIAEDFHSRIFQKFSQADSSDSRRKGGTGLGLAISKELTESMGGRIGFESEPGQGVRFFVCFPLKSPVATKSLH, from the coding sequence ATGAAACCGCCTTCCGGATTTGGCAAACGCTGGTTGCTGGCGCTGCTGATCCTGTTGCTCGCCATCGCACTGGTTTTGCTGTTCGGTCAGCAGGAACAGATGGCGGCCAGTGCCGGCCTGCGCACGGTGACGTTTCTGGTGCTTTGCGTGCTGGCCGCTGGCTGCGTGGCACTGTTGGCGCTGAGTCCGGTAAAAACGTCGGCGCAAAGCCAGGAAAGGCATTTGCAAAGCTTGACTATCTCCGATGCCCTGCTGGCGCAAATTACCCAACGCAGCGAACAACCGATGTTGCTGACCGATGCCCACGGTCATATTGTCTGGGTGAACAGCGCGTTCGAATCAGCCAGCGGTTTTCAACGCCGGGAACTCATGGATCAAACGGTCATCGGTTTGTTGCAGGGCCCGGAAACCGACCCGGATACGCTGAAAACCATGCAACAGGGCTTACTGGCCCAACGCGGTTACACCGTCGAAGTGTTGCTGTACAACAAGGACAAACAGCGCCACTGGCACGCCATCGAATGCAAGCCCTTGTTCGACGATAATGGCTCGCTCAGCCATTTTTTTGCACTGCATAGAGACATCAGCGTCAAAAAGCAGATTCACCAGCGCCTGCGTCACCATAACAGCGTGCTGGTAGCGATGCACCGGGAACTGACCAGCATCCGGCGCAGCCGCGAACAGGTCATGCAGCGCATCGTTTCAGTGATTGCCGATGTGCTGAACGTCGAACGGGTCAGCATCTGGTTTTTCAGCAAGGACAAGCAACGATTGAACTGCGAAGTGATGTACGAACGCAGCAAGGAACACTATACCCGCGGACTGGAACTGGACATGGCTCTGACACCACGATACCAGCGGGCACTGTTGAACGAACGCTATATCGCCGCACATGAAGCGCGCAGCGACGCCCGCACGGCTGAGTTCACCGATATCTATTTTACGCCACTGAATATTTTTGCCCTGCTCGATGCCGCCATCATTCACAACGGCGAAACCGTCGGTGTCATTTGTGTTGAACACATCAACGAGCCGCGCTTCTGGGAATATGATGAGCAATTGTTCGTTGGCTCAATGGCCGATCTGGTCCAAGTCGAGTTGGTGCGTGAAGAACGCTGGCACAACGAATCGATACTCGAGCGCACCGGCCATGTCGCCAATGTTGGTGGTTGGGAGCTCGATCTGAACACGATGAAACTGGAATGGACCCGGCAAACCAAACGCATTCATGAAGTCGACGAATCATTCGAACCAAAACTCGATCAGGCCATCGCATTTTATGCGCCGGAAGCGCGCAGCAAAATCGAACAGGCCGTCAAGCAGGCGATGACCACAGGCCGGGGTTGGGATCTTGAGTTGCCGATGGTTACCGCCCGCGGTCGACAAATCTGGGTGCGTGCGGTCGGCGAAGTAGTCATGAAAGACGACAAGCCCGAGCGACTCTACGGCACCTTTCAGGACGTCACCGAACGCAAACAAACCCAGAGTGAACTGGAGCGCACAACAGCGTTGCTACGCAACGTACTGTCTGCCGCATCGGAAGTGTCGATTATCGCCACCGATCCGGACGGTTTGATCACCGTGTTCAATCGCGGTGCTGAGCGTTTGCTTGGCTACCGCGCCAGTGAACTGGTTGGCGTCGCGACACCGGCAATTTTCCATGACGCCAACGAAGTGCGCACCCGTGGCGAACACTTGAGCCAGGAACTCGACAAACCGGTCGATGGTTTTCGGGTATTTGTCGAAATGGCAGAACGGCGCGGTGCCGAAAAGCGGCAATGGACCTACCTGCGCAAGAATGGCGAATCGGTGCAGGTATCACTGGTGGTTACCGCGATGCGCGATGAACAACAACGCATCATCGGTTATCTTGGCATCGCCCAGGACATCACCGAACAATTGAATGCCCAGCGTGCGCTACTCGAAAGCAAAGCGCAATACGATGAGTTGACGGCGCGCATTCCGATTGGCACCTACAGTGTTTTACTCAGGAAAGATGGACGAATTGAGTTTACCTACGTCAGCCAACGCTTCTGCCAGATGCTTGGCGTAACCGAAAAAGCCGTGTTTGAAAATGCCATCAATGCGTTCAAGCCCGCCCACCCGGACGATTTGCCTTCGCTGATCGCCGCGAATGATTACGCACGCGACAACATGACCGATTTTCGCTGGCAAGGTCGCTTTGTCATCAATGGTGAGATTCGCTATTTCCGCATTGCCTCGACACCGACCCCGGTCGAAGACGGCGCGGGATTGTGGAATGGCGTCGTCATCGATGTTACCGATTACTGTCTGGCGCAACAGGCACTGGAGGAAAACGAAGCGAAGTTTCGTACTCTGTTCGAGCGCGCCAACGATGCCATTCTACTGTGCACCAACAATCAGATTCTCGATTGCAATCCGTGCACGTTAACCATGTTTCGTTATGACGAGTTGGCGCAAATGCCGACCACCATCGATTCGCTGTCACCGGACATTCAGCCCGACGGCCGTGATGCCCGTCAGCAAATGCGACAAGCCTTTGAATTGGCAACGCGTGATCAACAGGCACGTTTTGACTGGTGGTTCAAGCGCGGGGACGGCAGCCTGTTTCCGGCCGAAGTGCAATTGTCGGCGTTTCGTCTTGGTGAACAAACGGCATGGCAGATGACCGTACGCGACATCACCGGGCGAAAAATTGCCGAACAACAGGCGCACGAACAGCATGAACACACCCAGGCCATCATCAATAATGTACTCGACGGCATCATCACCATCGATGCTTCGGGCATTGTCAGTTCGTTCAATCATTCCGCGGAAAAGCTGTTTGGCTATCGCAGTGAGGAAATGATTGGTCAGAACGTCAATGTGCTGATGCCGGAGCCATATCATTCCGAACATGATGGGCATATTGCGCGTTACCTCAAAACCGGTGAACGGAGAATCATTGGTCGAGTCCGGGAAGTGCACGCCCGCCACCGTAATGGCGAGGTGTTTCCGGTCGAGCTTTCGGTTTCCCAGATCACCCGCGGCGGCAAGCCGGTGTTCATCGGCATGATTCGTGATATCAACGAGCGCAAGCGCATTGAAAAAATGAAGACCGAATTTCTCTCGACCGTTAACCATGAATTGCGCACGCCACTGACCTCAATCATCGGCGCCTTGAGTCTGATCGGCTCCGGCGCACTCGGCCCGCTCGATGACAAAGCCTCGCAAATGGTGCGCATTGCCAAAAGCAACAGTCAGCGCCTGACGCGCTTGATCAATGACTTGCTCGACATGGACAAGATGGCGGCCGGTAAAATGGTGTTCGACTGGCAACTGCTGTCGGTGGCATCGCTGCTGGAGAAAGCGATACAACAACACCGTGGTCTGGAGTCGAGTTACGGCGTGAACTTTGTCATCGGCGCCCAACCGAAGTCTGCAGAGATTGAAGTCGATGAAAGCCGCTTCCTGCAGATACTCGGCAATCTGTTGTCGAACGCTGCCAAG